The Microcella flavibacter DNA segment GGGCTCGCGATCACCGCGCGCGGCGACGACGGCGTGGTGCAGGCCGTCGAGGTCGCCGGCATGCGCTTCGGCGTCGCCGTGCAGTGGCACCCGGAGGAATCGCCCGAGGACGCCCGGCTGCTGACCGGCCTGGTCGAGGCCGCCCGCACGTCGCGATAGCCGCGCGGCGGCGCGCTCGCTCCCGACCCCGCGCTAGTCGCGCGGCGTGGGCGGCGTGGCGACGTCGTCGCCCGAGCCGGGGCGGCTGGGCGAGGCGGGCGATGCCGCGCCGACCGGCTGCAGGTCGAGCCCGCCCGCGCTGCGCAGGCCCGCGAGGTCGTGCGCGTCGGTGAGGGTCGACGGCCGCACGGGCTCGGCGGCGAGCGAGGCGGTCATGTCGGTGTGCACGCGGTCGAGCAGGGCGTGCAGCATGCCGACGGCGTCGTCGATGATCTCCTGGCTGCGGCTCGCGGTGCCGTGCAGCAGCCAGCGGGCGACCTCGAGCTCGGCGGCGAAGACCGCCCGGCGGCCCAGCTGCTTGTCGTGCACGCCGCGGGCCTGGTGGTACGCGTCGAAGGCCGCGTCGGGCACGGCGGCGTCGGGGGCGCCGAGCAGCCAGAACAGGTCGCGCGCGGGGTCGGCCACCTGCAGCCGGCTCCAGCCGAGCACGCCCGTCACCGTCTCGGCGATGGCGAGGAACGAGGAGGCGGCGAGCGCCCCGTTGATGACGGTGGGCGTGAACTGCCAGAGCGTGGTGTCCTCGACGGCGAGCTCCCAGCGGCGCTGCAGGCCCGCGGGCACGAGCCCGGTGCTGACGGCGCGGTCGAGGGTCGAGGTGCTCTCGCGCACGACGTCGACGGCGCGCAGCTGCGGCAGGCCGACGTCGGCGACGACGCTCGTCGGCAGGGCGTGGATCGCCGCGATCGCCTGCCCGATCGAGGCCGCGAGCCCCGGGGTGACGCGGGCGAGCGAGACGGGGTCGCCGTCGACGAACTCGTGCACCACGGCGCGCGTGCCGCCCGCGGGGGCCTGACCGAGCAGCCGCGGGGCGGCGAAGGGAAGGCGGCCGCGCACGCCGTCGCTGAGCGCGCGCAGGGCCACCATGTCGGCGGACTGCTCCGACTCGGCCGCGGCGGTGCGCGGCGCGCGCACGACCAGGCTGCGGCCGTCGCGCGTCGCCAGCAGCGCCGAGTCCACGCCGCCGCTGCTCGAACCGAGCCGCACCGCGGTCGTGACGTCGAGGCCGGGAACGGCCGCCGTGGCGAGCGCGGCTAGAGTGAGAGGGGTCCTGGCCATACCGACAGGGTAGGCGGCGCGCTGCTCGCGAGGGCCGTCCGCCACGCGCTTCCGCCGCCGCAGATGGGGTCATGATGCACCGTTCGATCACCGCTCGACTGCCCCTCTCGCGGTACCGCATCGACCGCGACGACACCGCGCGGGTGCGGCCCGACCTCTTCGCCGAGCTCGCGGCCGAGCCGACCTCGCGGGTGCTGCCCGTGTGGCGCGGCGAGGTGCTGCTGACCGCGGCCGAGCATCCCGCCCTCGCTCTGCTGCCGCTCGATTCGGTGCCGATGGATGCCCTGCGCATCTACCTCGGGCGCACCACCGACGACGATGCCGACCTGCCGGCCGGGTCGGCGATCGTGGCCGCCGTGCTCGATGACGAGGCCGGCGAGCGGATGGCGCTCGACGTCTCCCGCTGGGGCAACCCGCGCACCCTCGGCCACCAGCTGAGCGACCGCGATGCGGGACTCGCCGTCGAGTCGCTCGCGATCGCGAACTGGCACGCCAGCCACCGGTTCTCGCCCCGCACGGGCAATGCGACGACGCCCGGCCGCGCCGGCTGGGTGCGCGTCGACGTCGAGACCGGGCGCGAGATGTTCCCGCGCACCGATGCGGCGATCATCGTCGGCGTCACCGACGAGCGCGATCGGCTCGTGCTCGGCAGCAACGCCGCCTGGGAGTCGAACCGCTTCTCGCTGCTCGCCGGCTTCGTCGAGCCGGGGGAGTCGCTCGAGGCCGCCGTCGCCCGCGAGGTCGCCGAGGAGTCGGGGCTGCGCGTCGTCGACCCCGTCTACGTGGGCTCGCAGCCGTGGCCGTTCCCCGCCTCGCTCATGCTCGGGTTCCGCGCGACGCTCGACCCCGCGGTCGCCGCCGAACTGCGCCCCGACGGCGACGAGATCCTCGATCTGCGCTGGTTCAGCCGCGACGAGCTGCAGAGCCAGCTCGACACGATCGTGCTGCCCGGCCGCACCTCGATCGCGCGCGCCATCATCGAGGACTGGTTCGGGGGGCCGCTCGAGGCATGAGCGACGCCGATCGTCTCCTCGCCGCGCTCGACGAGCAGCAGCGCACGGTCGCCGAGAGCCTGCTCGGCCCCGTCTGCGTGCTCGCCGGCGCCGGCACCGGCAAGACCCGGGCCATCACGCACCGCATCGCCTACGGCGTGGCGACGGGCTCGTACGACCCCTCGCGGGTCATGGCGC contains these protein-coding regions:
- a CDS encoding phosphotransferase, yielding MARTPLTLAALATAAVPGLDVTTAVRLGSSSGGVDSALLATRDGRSLVVRAPRTAAAESEQSADMVALRALSDGVRGRLPFAAPRLLGQAPAGGTRAVVHEFVDGDPVSLARVTPGLAASIGQAIAAIHALPTSVVADVGLPQLRAVDVVRESTSTLDRAVSTGLVPAGLQRRWELAVEDTTLWQFTPTVINGALAASSFLAIAETVTGVLGWSRLQVADPARDLFWLLGAPDAAVPDAAFDAYHQARGVHDKQLGRRAVFAAELEVARWLLHGTASRSQEIIDDAVGMLHALLDRVHTDMTASLAAEPVRPSTLTDAHDLAGLRSAGGLDLQPVGAASPASPSRPGSGDDVATPPTPRD
- the nudC gene encoding NAD(+) diphosphatase, with amino-acid sequence MMHRSITARLPLSRYRIDRDDTARVRPDLFAELAAEPTSRVLPVWRGEVLLTAAEHPALALLPLDSVPMDALRIYLGRTTDDDADLPAGSAIVAAVLDDEAGERMALDVSRWGNPRTLGHQLSDRDAGLAVESLAIANWHASHRFSPRTGNATTPGRAGWVRVDVETGREMFPRTDAAIIVGVTDERDRLVLGSNAAWESNRFSLLAGFVEPGESLEAAVAREVAEESGLRVVDPVYVGSQPWPFPASLMLGFRATLDPAVAAELRPDGDEILDLRWFSRDELQSQLDTIVLPGRTSIARAIIEDWFGGPLEA